A genome region from Bradyrhizobium commune includes the following:
- a CDS encoding low temperature requirement protein A, giving the protein MAADNPRGAMFRVITPNQHSRVTNAELFFDLVFVFAVTQVSHTLLHHFTPLGAVHVTVLFLAVWWVWVYTAWVTNWLDPELTPVRILIFLMMLGGLVLSTTIPTAFEGRGLWFAIAYATMQVGRTAFWLFATPRHRSLVRHNAIRILVWLSASAIFWILGGLADDEARLWFWIAALTIEYISPAVRFWVPKLGFSSVEAWAVEGGHMAERCAGFIIIALGEAVVVNGATFAELDWTADNILAFVSALVGSVAMWWIYFHKGAEAGSDWISKSAESGRLARLAYTYLHMPIVAGIILTAVSDELVLKHPTGHSDVRTIVSTIGGPLVFLVGTILFKHSIRGFLQLSHGIGIILLLALWWFAADLSPLWLSAATSAIMIVVAVWESLSLGAKPEEAEEH; this is encoded by the coding sequence ATGGCGGCGGACAACCCGCGCGGCGCGATGTTTCGCGTCATCACGCCGAACCAGCACAGCCGTGTCACCAATGCCGAGCTGTTTTTCGACCTCGTCTTCGTCTTCGCCGTCACCCAGGTCTCGCACACGCTGCTGCACCATTTCACGCCGCTCGGGGCGGTGCACGTCACCGTGTTGTTTCTCGCGGTGTGGTGGGTGTGGGTCTACACCGCCTGGGTCACCAACTGGCTTGATCCTGAGCTGACGCCGGTCCGCATCCTGATCTTCCTGATGATGCTGGGCGGCCTCGTGCTGTCGACGACGATCCCGACCGCCTTTGAGGGGCGGGGCCTCTGGTTCGCCATTGCGTATGCGACGATGCAGGTCGGGCGCACCGCGTTCTGGCTGTTCGCAACTCCGCGCCATCGCAGCCTGGTGCGGCACAACGCGATCCGCATCCTGGTCTGGCTCTCTGCCTCCGCCATCTTCTGGATTCTCGGTGGCCTCGCCGATGACGAGGCGCGGCTGTGGTTCTGGATCGCGGCGCTGACGATCGAATACATCTCGCCGGCAGTTCGCTTCTGGGTTCCCAAGCTCGGGTTCTCGTCGGTCGAGGCCTGGGCCGTCGAAGGCGGCCACATGGCCGAGCGCTGCGCCGGCTTCATCATCATCGCGCTCGGCGAGGCCGTCGTCGTCAACGGCGCAACCTTCGCCGAGCTGGACTGGACCGCGGACAACATCCTGGCCTTCGTCTCGGCGCTGGTCGGCAGCGTTGCGATGTGGTGGATCTATTTCCACAAGGGCGCGGAGGCCGGCTCCGATTGGATCTCGAAGTCCGCCGAATCCGGCCGCCTGGCGCGGCTCGCCTACACCTACCTGCACATGCCGATCGTCGCCGGCATCATCCTGACCGCGGTGTCAGACGAGCTGGTGCTAAAGCACCCGACGGGTCATTCTGACGTCAGGACCATCGTCAGCACGATCGGCGGTCCGCTGGTGTTCCTGGTCGGCACCATCCTGTTCAAGCACTCGATCCGCGGCTTTCTCCAGCTCTCGCACGGCATCGGCATCATTCTGCTGCTGGCGCTGTGGTGGTTCGCCGCCGATCTTTCGCCCTTATGGCTGTCGGCCGCGACGAGCGCGATCATGATCGTGGTCGCGGTATGGGAATCGCTGTCGCTGGGGGCGAAGCCGGAAGAGGCCGAGGAGCACTAG
- the grxD gene encoding Grx4 family monothiol glutaredoxin has product MSIAEFIANEVKSNDVVLFMKGTPQFPQCGFSGQVVQILDHIGVGYKGLNVLESAELRNGIKEYSNWPTIPQLYVKGEFIGGCDIVREMFQAGELQQLLSEKGVAVAA; this is encoded by the coding sequence ATGAGCATCGCGGAATTTATCGCCAACGAAGTGAAGTCGAACGACGTGGTTCTGTTCATGAAGGGAACGCCGCAATTTCCGCAGTGCGGTTTCTCCGGCCAGGTCGTCCAGATCCTCGACCACATCGGCGTCGGCTATAAGGGCCTCAACGTCCTCGAATCCGCCGAGCTCCGCAACGGGATCAAGGAATATTCGAACTGGCCGACCATCCCGCAGCTCTATGTGAAGGGCGAGTTCATCGGCGGCTGCGACATCGTCCGTGAGATGTTCCAGGCCGGCGAGTTGCAGCAGCTCTTGTCCGAGAAGGGCGTCGCTGTCGCGGCCTGA
- a CDS encoding type II toxin-antitoxin system RelE/ParE family toxin — MRDRIVALIALIQDHPYAGRQTTRAYVRRLPVNPYPYLIDYRVTERKIVIMRFRHAARRPPRTR; from the coding sequence GTGCGCGACCGCATTGTCGCGCTCATCGCGCTGATCCAGGATCACCCTTATGCAGGGCGGCAGACCACTCGTGCATACGTCCGTCGCTTGCCGGTCAACCCTTATCCCTATCTGATCGATTATCGTGTGACCGAGAGAAAAATCGTTATCATGCGGTTTCGCCACGCCGCTCGGCGTCCACCCAGAACTCGCTGA
- a CDS encoding DUF427 domain-containing protein, with amino-acid sequence MKLPGPDHPITITQNPRRVRVTAGDIVIAESTKALTLKEAKYPAVQYLPREDANMALLERTERTTHCPYKGDASYFSIKADGKTLDNAIWTYETPFPAMTEISGHLAFYPDKVKIEEVG; translated from the coding sequence ATGAAGCTTCCCGGCCCCGACCACCCCATCACCATCACCCAAAACCCCCGGCGCGTCCGCGTGACGGCGGGCGATATCGTGATCGCGGAGAGCACCAAGGCGCTGACGCTGAAGGAGGCCAAATATCCGGCGGTGCAATATCTGCCACGGGAGGACGCCAACATGGCGCTGCTCGAGCGGACCGAGCGCACCACGCACTGCCCTTACAAGGGCGACGCCAGCTATTTCAGCATCAAGGCTGACGGAAAGACGCTCGACAACGCGATCTGGACCTACGAGACGCCGTTCCCGGCGATGACGGAGATTTCGGGCCACCTCGCCTTCTATCCGGACAAGGTGAAGATCGAGGAAGTGGGGTAG
- the rpsD gene encoding 30S ribosomal protein S4: protein MTKRSEAKYKIDRRMGQNIWGRPKSPVNRREYGPGQHGQRRKGKLSDFGVQLRAKQKLKGYYANISERQFHGIYVEASRLKGDTGENLIGLLERRLDAVVYRAKFVSTIFAARQFINHGHIKVNGRKVNISSYQLKVGDVIEVKEASKQLAHVLEASQLPERDIPDYLEVDHGKMTAKYARIPGLTDVPFPVQMEPHLVVEFYSR, encoded by the coding sequence ATGACTAAGCGCAGTGAGGCGAAGTACAAGATCGATCGCCGTATGGGCCAGAACATCTGGGGCCGCCCGAAGAGCCCCGTGAACCGCCGGGAATACGGCCCCGGCCAGCACGGCCAGCGCCGCAAGGGCAAGCTCTCCGACTTCGGCGTGCAGCTGCGCGCCAAGCAGAAGCTGAAGGGCTACTACGCCAACATCAGCGAGCGCCAGTTCCACGGCATCTATGTCGAGGCGAGCCGCCTCAAGGGTGACACCGGCGAGAACCTGATCGGCCTGCTGGAGCGTCGTCTCGACGCGGTCGTGTACCGCGCCAAGTTCGTTTCCACGATTTTCGCCGCCCGCCAGTTCATCAACCACGGCCACATCAAGGTGAACGGCCGCAAGGTCAACATCTCGAGCTACCAGCTCAAGGTCGGCGACGTGATCGAAGTCAAGGAAGCCTCCAAGCAACTCGCACATGTCCTCGAGGCGAGCCAGCTTCCCGAGCGCGACATTCCCGACTATCTCGAAGTCGACCACGGCAAGATGACCGCGAAGTATGCGCGCATTCCCGGCCTCACCGACGTGCCGTTCCCGGTGCAGATGGAGCCGCACCTGGTCGTCGAATTCTATTCGCGCTGA
- the egtB gene encoding ergothioneine biosynthesis protein EgtB, with amino-acid sequence MTKPASATAAPPLSSPSSDPGSLAQRLEDAYLAVRNETERRAAPLSPEDQQIQSMPDASPAKWHRAHTTWFWEQFLLGEHARGYRPFHPDFAFLFNSYYVSAGPRHARNHRGDITRPSANEVGNYRSYVDAAVVKFFREAGADKLRAIAPLVEVGLNHEQQHQELMFTDILHAFAQNPVYPAYDPDWRFPAATGTGQDWLALNEGIHTVGHVDDSFHFDNEKPAHRALVGPVKIARNLVTNREWLAFMRDGGYRTATLWLMDGFAAASKEDWQAPGHWREIDGQWHVMTLAGVKPVDPEAPVCHVGYYEADAFARWAGKHLPTETEWEVAARAGQLNDAFGIVWQWTRSSYSPYPGYRAIEGALGEYNGKFMVNQLVLRGSSVATPSGHSRVTYRNFFYPHHRWQFTGLRLADYE; translated from the coding sequence GTGACGAAACCAGCCTCCGCCACGGCCGCCCCCCCGCTTTCGTCACCGTCCTCCGACCCGGGCAGCCTCGCCCAGCGGCTGGAGGACGCCTATCTCGCCGTCCGTAACGAGACCGAACGCCGAGCGGCGCCCCTGTCGCCTGAGGACCAGCAGATCCAGTCCATGCCGGATGCGAGCCCGGCGAAATGGCACCGGGCGCATACTACCTGGTTCTGGGAGCAGTTCTTGCTCGGCGAGCACGCCCGTGGTTACCGGCCCTTCCACCCGGATTTCGCATTCCTGTTCAACTCCTATTACGTCAGCGCCGGCCCGCGCCATGCCCGCAATCACCGCGGCGACATCACCCGTCCGAGCGCCAACGAGGTCGGCAACTATCGCAGCTATGTCGATGCGGCCGTCGTGAAGTTCTTCCGCGAGGCCGGTGCGGACAAGCTTCGCGCGATCGCGCCGCTGGTCGAGGTCGGGCTGAACCACGAGCAGCAACATCAGGAATTGATGTTCACCGACATCCTGCACGCCTTCGCGCAGAACCCGGTCTATCCGGCCTATGATCCGGACTGGCGCTTCCCGGCCGCGACAGGCACGGGCCAGGACTGGCTGGCGCTGAACGAAGGCATCCATACCGTCGGCCATGTCGACGACAGCTTTCATTTCGACAACGAGAAGCCTGCACATCGCGCCCTTGTCGGCCCCGTCAAGATCGCGCGCAACCTCGTCACCAATCGCGAATGGCTCGCCTTCATGCGCGACGGCGGCTATCGGACCGCAACGCTGTGGCTGATGGACGGCTTTGCCGCCGCCAGCAAGGAAGACTGGCAGGCCCCTGGCCATTGGCGCGAGATCGATGGCCAATGGCATGTGATGACGCTCGCCGGCGTCAAGCCGGTCGATCCCGAGGCGCCGGTCTGCCACGTCGGCTACTATGAGGCCGACGCGTTCGCGCGCTGGGCCGGAAAGCATCTGCCGACCGAGACGGAATGGGAGGTCGCCGCCCGCGCCGGCCAGCTCAACGATGCCTTCGGCATCGTCTGGCAGTGGACCCGTTCCTCGTACTCGCCCTACCCCGGCTACCGCGCGATCGAAGGCGCGCTTGGCGAATACAACGGCAAGTTCATGGTTAACCAGCTGGTGCTGCGCGGCTCTTCAGTGGCGACACCCTCCGGTCACAGCCGTGTCACATATCGCAACTTCTTCTACCCGCACCACCGCTGGCAATTCACGGGGCTGCGGCTCGCCGACTACGAGTAA
- a CDS encoding BolA/IbaG family iron-sulfur metabolism protein: MPMDAHDIEAMIKAAIPDAEVTIRDLAGDGDHYAATVISESFRGKSRVQQHQIVYQSLQGQMGGVLHALALQTGVPGT; encoded by the coding sequence ATGCCCATGGACGCCCACGATATCGAGGCGATGATCAAGGCAGCGATCCCCGATGCCGAGGTGACGATCCGTGACCTCGCCGGCGATGGCGACCACTATGCCGCGACCGTGATCTCGGAATCCTTCCGCGGCAAGTCCCGCGTCCAGCAGCACCAGATCGTCTATCAGTCGCTGCAAGGACAGATGGGCGGCGTGCTGCATGCGCTGGCGCTGCAAACCGGGGTGCCGGGCACCTGA
- the egtD gene encoding L-histidine N(alpha)-methyltransferase, with product MNVHASALAEAHLPDEQTTAFAREAIEDLSQQPKKLSPKYFYDATGSELFEAITRLPEYYPTRTELSILRERGSEIAKIIPEHAALVEFGAGATTKVRLLLNQCKFAAYVPVDISGDFLKAQANGLKRDFPSLGIYPVAADFTTPFELPKAVASMPKVGFFPGSTIGNFEPHEAQAFLKSARQILGAGAQMIIGADLEKEERLLHAAYNDAAGVTARFNLNVLVRINRELGGNFDLSAFTHRAIYNHARHRIEMHLISRKSQTVRLLGTSFSFRPGESIHTENSYKYSLERFAALAQGAGWRVRESWTDAAKMFSVHALEAAES from the coding sequence ATGAATGTGCACGCCAGCGCTTTGGCCGAAGCGCATCTTCCCGACGAGCAGACCACTGCCTTCGCCCGCGAGGCCATCGAGGACCTGTCGCAGCAGCCGAAAAAGCTGTCGCCGAAATATTTTTATGACGCGACGGGATCAGAGCTGTTCGAGGCCATCACGCGCCTGCCGGAGTACTATCCGACGCGCACGGAGCTATCGATCCTGAGGGAGCGCGGCAGCGAGATCGCAAAGATCATTCCGGAGCACGCCGCACTGGTCGAATTCGGCGCCGGCGCGACCACAAAGGTCCGTCTGCTGCTGAACCAGTGCAAGTTCGCGGCCTACGTGCCGGTCGACATCTCCGGCGACTTCCTGAAGGCGCAGGCCAACGGGCTCAAGCGGGATTTCCCCTCGCTTGGCATCTATCCGGTGGCCGCCGATTTCACCACGCCGTTCGAGCTGCCCAAGGCGGTCGCATCGATGCCCAAGGTCGGCTTCTTCCCCGGCTCGACCATCGGCAATTTCGAGCCGCATGAAGCGCAGGCCTTCCTGAAGAGCGCGCGCCAGATTCTGGGCGCCGGCGCGCAGATGATCATCGGCGCCGACCTCGAGAAGGAAGAGCGCCTGCTCCATGCCGCCTATAACGATGCGGCCGGCGTCACCGCCCGCTTCAACCTCAATGTGCTGGTGCGGATCAATCGCGAGCTCGGCGGCAATTTCGATCTCTCCGCCTTCACCCATCGTGCGATCTACAATCACGCGCGCCATCGCATCGAGATGCATCTGATCAGTCGGAAAAGCCAGACCGTGCGACTGCTCGGCACCAGCTTCTCGTTCCGGCCGGGCGAAAGCATTCACACCGAGAACAGCTACAAATACAGCCTCGAGCGCTTTGCAGCGCTGGCGCAAGGCGCCGGCTGGCGGGTGCGCGAGAGCTGGACCGATGCGGCCAAGATGTTCTCGGTGCATGCGCTGGAGGCGGCGGAGTCATAG
- a CDS encoding threonine aldolase family protein: MLYTPPPVDPKAPPVRINLLSDTQTKPTAAMREAMARAEVGDEQVGDDPTVNALCERVAALLGKEAAVYMPSGTMCNVTATLVHCRPGDEILAHETAHIIAREGGAHAAIGGFQVTQLKGADGQFTPETFRKALHPRTRYQPTQTVVSVEQTANIGGGTIWKKAALDEIVAIAKQHGLVTHMDGARLLNATVASGISPSDMTAGWDSAWIDFSKGLGAPIGGVLAGSRAFIDAVWQWKQRLGGSMRQAGVCAAACLYALDHHVDRLADDHANARALARGLSQIAGIEVQEPETNLVFFKPDGAGVPGDKMVAALRQRGVTLAMMDGRIRACTHLDVDAAQVEETIGFVREIVRGA; encoded by the coding sequence ATGCTCTACACCCCTCCCCCCGTCGATCCCAAGGCGCCGCCGGTGCGTATCAATCTGCTGTCGGATACGCAGACCAAGCCGACGGCCGCGATGCGCGAGGCGATGGCGCGCGCGGAAGTCGGCGACGAGCAGGTCGGCGACGATCCGACCGTGAATGCGCTGTGCGAGCGCGTCGCCGCGCTGCTCGGCAAGGAAGCGGCGGTGTACATGCCGTCAGGCACGATGTGCAACGTCACCGCGACGCTGGTGCATTGCCGGCCCGGCGACGAGATCCTTGCCCATGAGACGGCGCACATCATCGCCCGCGAAGGCGGCGCGCATGCCGCGATCGGCGGCTTCCAGGTGACGCAGCTCAAGGGCGCCGACGGCCAGTTCACGCCGGAGACCTTTCGCAAGGCGCTGCATCCGCGCACGCGCTATCAGCCGACGCAGACCGTCGTCAGCGTCGAGCAGACCGCCAATATCGGCGGCGGCACGATCTGGAAGAAGGCGGCGCTCGACGAGATCGTCGCGATCGCCAAGCAGCATGGCCTCGTCACCCACATGGACGGCGCACGCCTGCTCAATGCCACCGTCGCGAGCGGCATCTCCCCAAGCGACATGACGGCGGGATGGGACTCAGCCTGGATCGATTTCTCGAAAGGTCTCGGCGCGCCGATCGGCGGCGTACTCGCGGGCTCGCGCGCGTTCATCGATGCGGTCTGGCAATGGAAGCAGCGCCTCGGCGGCTCGATGCGGCAGGCTGGCGTCTGTGCTGCCGCCTGCCTCTATGCGCTCGACCACCACGTCGATCGCCTCGCCGACGACCATGCTAATGCCCGGGCGCTCGCGCGCGGGCTGTCGCAGATCGCAGGCATCGAGGTGCAGGAGCCCGAGACCAATCTCGTGTTCTTCAAGCCCGACGGCGCCGGCGTGCCCGGCGACAAGATGGTCGCCGCACTCCGCCAGCGCGGCGTGACACTCGCGATGATGGACGGCCGCATCCGCGCCTGCACCCATCTCGACGTCGACGCGGCCCAAGTTGAGGAAACGATCGGGTTTGTGCGCGAGATCGTGAGAGGAGCGTAG
- a CDS encoding serine hydrolase domain-containing protein: MCGRRALLAALALLFGAIGAQAGSEGRAHSFTPEGLAKVSDYIRNEIVTGKFPGAILLLQQHGKPVYYENFGVRDVATEISMSADTIFRLYSMSKPVTSVMAMMLVEEGKLALKDPVAKYIPAFADMKVGVEKKAEDGRVTLALEPLNRPVTIEDLMRHTAGLPYGYYGGGPVNKLYADAGLFDNKDSTNAELVAKITALPLAEQPGTIWDYGHSTDVLGRIIELISGKSLFQFEKERLLDPLGMKETAFYVADSAKWPRIAEPMPEDRAISPMTRVRDPRKPLKWESGGGGLVGTIGDYARFSQMLLNGGTFEGRRYLKPETIALMASDHVGPETHIVRDGNFYPGGNSGYGLGFAVRTSVPAGTSWPLGEYRWDGVGGTFFFIDPEDDLFGIFMVQTPSQRGRIQLALKTLIYQAMGR, translated from the coding sequence ATGTGTGGGCGCCGCGCGCTGCTCGCGGCACTCGCCCTGCTGTTCGGCGCCATCGGTGCACAGGCAGGCTCCGAGGGCCGCGCGCACAGCTTTACGCCCGAGGGACTTGCAAAAGTCTCCGACTACATCAGGAACGAGATCGTGACCGGCAAGTTTCCGGGCGCGATCCTGCTGCTCCAGCAGCACGGCAAGCCGGTCTATTACGAGAATTTCGGCGTCCGCGACGTCGCGACCGAAATATCGATGAGCGCGGATACCATCTTCCGGCTCTATTCGATGTCGAAGCCGGTCACGTCAGTCATGGCGATGATGCTGGTCGAGGAGGGCAAGCTCGCACTCAAGGATCCCGTCGCTAAGTACATTCCGGCCTTTGCCGACATGAAGGTCGGCGTCGAGAAGAAGGCCGAGGACGGCAGGGTGACGCTGGCGCTGGAGCCGCTCAACCGTCCGGTGACGATCGAGGACCTGATGCGCCATACCGCCGGGCTGCCCTACGGCTACTATGGCGGCGGCCCGGTGAACAAGCTCTATGCCGACGCCGGACTTTTCGACAACAAGGATTCGACCAATGCCGAGCTCGTCGCGAAGATCACCGCGCTGCCGCTCGCCGAACAGCCCGGCACGATCTGGGACTACGGCCACTCCACCGATGTGCTCGGCCGCATCATCGAGCTGATATCGGGGAAATCGCTGTTCCAGTTCGAAAAGGAGCGGCTGCTCGATCCACTCGGGATGAAGGAAACTGCTTTCTATGTCGCCGATTCCGCCAAGTGGCCGCGCATCGCCGAGCCGATGCCGGAGGACCGCGCGATCAGCCCGATGACACGGGTCCGCGATCCCCGGAAACCGCTGAAGTGGGAGTCGGGTGGCGGCGGCCTGGTCGGCACCATCGGCGACTATGCGCGCTTCTCGCAGATGCTGCTGAACGGCGGCACCTTCGAAGGCCGACGCTACCTCAAGCCGGAAACCATCGCCTTGATGGCGTCGGATCACGTCGGTCCCGAAACGCATATTGTGCGCGACGGAAACTTTTACCCGGGCGGCAACTCGGGCTACGGCCTCGGCTTTGCCGTGCGCACGTCGGTGCCGGCGGGTACGTCCTGGCCGCTCGGCGAATATCGCTGGGACGGCGTCGGCGGCACCTTCTTCTTCATCGATCCCGAAGACGATCTGTTCGGGATCTTCATGGTGCAGACGCCCTCGCAGCGCGGGCGGATCCAACTCGCGTTGAAGACGCTGATCTACCAGGCGATGGGGCGGTAG
- a CDS encoding serine hydrolase domain-containing protein, with product MMLHSGLRSLFGGALVSVGAISLAQAEGTYEIPAGAHFNQDKLAKVSEFFRNEVATGKIAGAMVLIQQHGKPVYKESFGVQDVVSKAPLTDKTIFRLFSMTKAITSVAAMQMVEDGKIKLDDPVSKYIPSFANVKVGVEKKADDGTKSFELVPPNRPMTVHDLMTHTSGVTYGFYGDSQVRQAYRAANIYAGDFDLAEFAERIAKLPLHNQPGALWQYGHSTDILARVMEVAAGKSLLEIEQEKLLNPLGMVDTGFFVTDPEKQKLLAQPVPNDSDFRVGRINDPTVVKKWQSASGGMVSTMADYARFAQMLLNGGSLDGKTILKPETFKLMATDQIGPKSGVDRDYFYFPGDGFGFGLGLAVRTDPGNAKPPPPGDLGELKWDGASGCYFVIDPKQDMFFVLLEQTPTERQRVQRTLKQLVYESMEN from the coding sequence ATGATGTTGCATTCAGGACTTCGCTCGTTATTCGGTGGCGCGCTGGTGTCGGTCGGCGCGATCTCGCTCGCGCAGGCAGAGGGCACCTACGAGATCCCAGCCGGCGCGCATTTCAACCAGGACAAGCTCGCCAAGGTCAGCGAGTTCTTCAGGAACGAGGTCGCGACCGGCAAGATCGCAGGCGCCATGGTGCTGATCCAGCAGCACGGCAAGCCGGTCTATAAGGAGTCGTTCGGCGTACAGGACGTGGTGAGCAAAGCGCCGCTCACCGACAAGACTATCTTCCGCCTGTTCTCGATGACAAAGGCGATCACCTCGGTGGCCGCGATGCAAATGGTCGAGGACGGCAAGATCAAGCTCGACGATCCCGTCTCCAAATACATCCCGTCCTTCGCCAATGTGAAGGTCGGCGTCGAGAAGAAGGCAGACGACGGCACCAAGTCGTTCGAGCTGGTGCCACCGAACCGGCCGATGACGGTGCACGATCTGATGACGCATACGTCCGGAGTGACCTACGGCTTCTACGGCGACAGCCAGGTTCGGCAGGCCTATCGCGCCGCCAACATCTATGCCGGCGATTTCGATCTCGCCGAGTTCGCCGAGCGCATCGCCAAATTGCCGCTGCACAATCAGCCGGGCGCGCTCTGGCAATACGGCCATTCCACCGACATCCTCGCGCGCGTGATGGAAGTCGCGGCCGGCAAGTCGCTGCTTGAGATCGAGCAGGAGAAGCTGCTCAACCCGCTCGGCATGGTCGATACCGGCTTCTTCGTCACCGATCCTGAGAAGCAGAAGCTGCTGGCGCAACCCGTGCCGAACGACAGCGATTTCCGCGTCGGCCGGATCAACGATCCGACGGTGGTGAAGAAGTGGCAATCGGCCTCCGGCGGCATGGTCTCGACCATGGCCGACTACGCGCGCTTTGCGCAGATGCTGCTCAATGGCGGCAGCCTCGACGGCAAGACCATCCTCAAGCCCGAGACGTTCAAGCTGATGGCGACCGACCAGATCGGTCCGAAGTCGGGCGTCGATCGCGACTATTTTTACTTCCCCGGCGACGGCTTCGGCTTCGGCCTCGGGCTCGCAGTCCGCACCGATCCCGGCAATGCAAAACCGCCGCCGCCGGGCGATCTCGGCGAATTGAAATGGGACGGCGCCTCGGGCTGCTATTTCGTGATCGATCCGAAGCAGGACATGTTCTTCGTCCTCCTGGAGCAGACCCCGACAGAACGGCAGCGTGTGCAGCGGACGTTGAAGCAGCTGGTCTATGAATCCATGGAGAATTGA
- a CDS encoding acyltransferase, translating to MRGQPKNISLPRRLIIDLMRASMGVPFVSLSRSLDIRPLLETRAGAMAPAGWAAMFVKAFALIARDEPILRTVYAKWPWPTLYELPNSVASVAIARVEDGEECVMPQRIAAPEAMTLAAVDAEIRRAKTAAVEDVPMFRKVMRATRLPLPLRRLCWAVGLNFGRQRGNWFGSFAVSSVAAYGGGELHPITPGPFIVSYGVVEPDQTIHVVIRWDHRVTDAAPIARVLTRLEQVLNTEIAAELRTAGAKPIRAVGT from the coding sequence ATGCGCGGTCAACCCAAGAACATTTCGCTGCCGCGCCGCCTGATTATCGACCTCATGCGCGCCTCGATGGGCGTGCCCTTCGTGTCGCTTTCCCGTTCGCTCGATATCCGTCCCCTGCTCGAGACCCGCGCGGGCGCGATGGCGCCTGCCGGCTGGGCAGCGATGTTCGTCAAGGCCTTCGCCCTGATCGCCAGGGACGAGCCGATCCTGCGCACCGTCTATGCCAAATGGCCCTGGCCGACGCTGTATGAGCTGCCCAATAGCGTGGCGTCAGTGGCGATCGCCCGGGTCGAGGACGGCGAGGAATGCGTGATGCCGCAGCGGATCGCGGCCCCCGAGGCCATGACACTGGCTGCGGTCGATGCCGAGATCCGACGCGCCAAGACGGCCGCGGTCGAAGACGTTCCCATGTTCCGCAAGGTTATGCGGGCAACCCGCCTCCCGCTGCCGTTGCGGCGGCTATGCTGGGCAGTCGGGCTGAATTTTGGCCGCCAGCGCGGCAACTGGTTCGGCAGCTTCGCGGTGAGCTCGGTGGCCGCCTATGGCGGCGGTGAGCTCCATCCGATCACGCCGGGTCCATTCATCGTCAGCTACGGGGTGGTCGAGCCCGACCAGACCATCCATGTCGTGATCCGCTGGGACCATCGGGTCACTGACGCTGCCCCCATCGCCCGGGTCCTGACCCGGCTGGAACAGGTCCTGAACACTGAAATCGCTGCCGAATTACGGACGGCCGGGGCGAAGCCGATCCGGGCCGTCGGAACCTGA
- a CDS encoding O-acetyl-ADP-ribose deacetylase, translated as MTALTRRIGGVQLEVIVADITTLSVDAVVNAANSSLLGGGGVDGAIHDAAGPKLLAECQTLGGCPTGDARITKGYLLPARHVIHAVGPVWHGGTCGEAEALRSCYRRALELCQDNQLNSLAFSAISTGVYRFPAAQAAKIAVGAAIESLPAAPSVTQVIFCCFSETSAALHTDALARHGSPCA; from the coding sequence ATGACCGCGCTGACGCGCCGGATCGGCGGCGTCCAGCTCGAAGTCATCGTTGCTGACATCACCACGTTGAGCGTTGACGCCGTCGTCAATGCTGCGAATTCGTCTCTTCTTGGTGGAGGCGGCGTCGATGGCGCGATCCACGACGCTGCCGGTCCCAAGCTCCTCGCCGAATGTCAGACGCTCGGGGGATGCCCGACCGGCGATGCCAGGATCACGAAGGGCTACCTTCTGCCCGCCCGGCATGTGATCCACGCGGTCGGTCCCGTGTGGCACGGCGGCACCTGCGGCGAAGCGGAGGCGCTGCGTTCCTGCTATCGCCGGGCCCTTGAGCTCTGTCAGGACAATCAGCTGAACTCGCTGGCGTTCTCCGCGATCTCGACCGGCGTGTACCGTTTCCCGGCCGCCCAGGCCGCGAAAATTGCAGTCGGCGCCGCTATCGAATCCCTTCCGGCTGCGCCGTCCGTCACCCAAGTCATATTTTGCTGTTTCTCGGAGACGAGCGCGGCTCTCCACACGGACGCTTTGGCGCGGCACGGCAGCCCTTGTGCCTGA